Proteins co-encoded in one Tiliqua scincoides isolate rTilSci1 chromosome 12, rTilSci1.hap2, whole genome shotgun sequence genomic window:
- the LOC136663078 gene encoding ras-related protein Rab-6B-like isoform X1 yields the protein MSAPAAGPGGEFGSPLRKFKLVFLGEQSVGKTSLITRFMYDSFDNTYQATIGIDFLSKTMYLEDRTVRLQLWDTAGQERFRSLIPSYIRDSTIAVVVYDITNLNSFQQTSKWIDDVRTERGSDVIIMLVGNKTDLADKRQITTEEGEQRAKELSVMFIETSAKTGYNVKQLFRRVAAALPGMDSAPEKSKDDMIDIKLEKPPEQLVTESGCSC from the exons ATGTCCGCGCCCGCAGCAGGGCCCGGAGGGGAGTTCGGGAGCCCGCTGCGCAAGTTCAAGCTCGTCTTCCTGGGCGAGCAGAGCG TTGGAAAGACCTCCCTGATCACTAGATTTATGTATGACAGTTTCGATAACACTTACCAG GCAACTATTGGAATTGATTTCCTCTCCAAGACAATGTATCTAGAAGACCGCACG GTCCGACTTCAGCTTTGGGACACGGCAGGTCAAGAGCGGTTCCGTAGCCTCATTCCCAGCTACATCCGTGACTCAACTATTGCAGTGGTAGTCTATGATATTACAA atCTGAATTCCTTCCAACAAACTTCCAAATGGATTGATGATGTGCGAACAGAaagaggaagtgatgtcataatcaTGTTGGTGGGGAATAAAACTGACCTGGCAGACAAGAG GCAGATTACTACAGAAGAAGGGGAGCAGAGAGCCAAAGAACTCAGTGTGATGTTTATTGAGACCAGTGCAAAGACTGGCTACAATGTGAAACAG CTTTTCCGCCGTGTGGCTGCCGCCTTACCTGGAATGGATAGCGCTCCTGAGAAAAGCAAAGATGACA TGATCGACATCAAGCTAGAGAAACCGCCGGAGCAGCTGGTAACGGAAAGCGGCTGCTCCTGCTAA
- the LOC136663078 gene encoding ras-related protein Rab-6B-like isoform X2: MSAPAAGPGGEFGSPLRKFKLVFLGEQSVGKTSLITRFMYDSFDNTYQATIGIDFLSKTMYLEDRTIRLQLWDTAGQERFRSLIPSYIRDSAVAVIVFDITNLNSFQQTSKWIDDVRTERGSDVIIMLVGNKTDLADKRQITTEEGEQRAKELSVMFIETSAKTGYNVKQLFRRVAAALPGMDSAPEKSKDDMIDIKLEKPPEQLVTESGCSC; the protein is encoded by the exons ATGTCCGCGCCCGCAGCAGGGCCCGGAGGGGAGTTCGGGAGCCCGCTGCGCAAGTTCAAGCTCGTCTTCCTGGGCGAGCAGAGCG TTGGAAAGACCTCCCTGATCACTAGATTTATGTATGACAGTTTCGATAACACTTACCAG GCAACTATTGGAATTGATTTCCTCTCCAAGACAATGTATCTAGAAGACCGCACG ATCAGGCTGCAGCTGTGGGACACAGCCGGCCAGGAGAGATTCCGCAGCCTCATTCCCAGCTACATCCGGGACTCTGCTGTGGCTGTCATTGTCTTTGACATTACAA atCTGAATTCCTTCCAACAAACTTCCAAATGGATTGATGATGTGCGAACAGAaagaggaagtgatgtcataatcaTGTTGGTGGGGAATAAAACTGACCTGGCAGACAAGAG GCAGATTACTACAGAAGAAGGGGAGCAGAGAGCCAAAGAACTCAGTGTGATGTTTATTGAGACCAGTGCAAAGACTGGCTACAATGTGAAACAG CTTTTCCGCCGTGTGGCTGCCGCCTTACCTGGAATGGATAGCGCTCCTGAGAAAAGCAAAGATGACA TGATCGACATCAAGCTAGAGAAACCGCCGGAGCAGCTGGTAACGGAAAGCGGCTGCTCCTGCTAA